The DNA window TGCTGCGAGAACCGTCCCAGGAAGGACCGGTACGCCGGCACGATGACGGCGGCGATGGAAACGCGGAGCTCCGACTGCAGCTGCTCGTCGCTCACCACCCAGCTCCCCTGCGTCCGCTGGATCTCGTCCATGGCGGCGTTGAACTGCTTGAACCGGTCCTTGAGCACCTGCTTCTGCACGTGGCCCTTCACGGTGATCACGCCGTCGTCGCGCAGCAGGTTGAGCACGCGGCTCCACGTCTCCCGCTGGTAGTTCTTGTGGTACTGCCGCAGGTCCGTCGACCGCTTCCGCGACCACGCCTCGCCCACAACGGCGTTGATCTCCGGCGAGCCCCGGATCTTCTGCAGCATGTACCGCCCGTTGTTCATCAGGAAGATGCTGCTCAGCGACGGGTCCTTGTACAGCCGCGACTTGGCCTCCAGGTTGCCGTGCAGCAGCTCCATCACCTCCATCAGCTGCGCCGTGAATGGGtccccgcggccgccgccgccgccgtgctccgcgtcgtcgtcgtcgtcagggcGCCGGTACTCCTGGAACACCTGCTCCAGCGTCTTCTTGTACTCGCACGCGTACTTGAGGTAGTTCATCAGGTACCGTGTCAGCGGGTGTACCGCGCCGCCGGGCACCGGCTGCTTCCCGGCGTCCGCGCGGATGGAGCTCTCCAGATCGCAGAAGATGGCCGCCGCCGACTCGCCCAGCCGGGTGCGCACGGACGCCAGCTCGTGCTTCAGGTCAACCAGGGCGGTGGACGCGCTGCCGCTGACGCCGCCGTCTTCGTCCGCTGTGGCAACAGGCCCCCAGGCACCGGCCCCCTTGCCCTCGCCGTCGTCGGCCGCCGGTGGAACGAGGAACGCGTCCACCAGAGGGACGGCGTCGCGGACGGCCTCGTACATGTCCAGTACCTTGAAGAGCTTCTCCGCGGCGCGCTTCGTCAGCACCACGGCCTCCGTGAAGTTGAGCAAGTGCAGCATGGCGCAGTGCGCGAGGTCGGCGAAGATGTCGCGCCCGAGGCACCTTTGCTGCCCGCCGGCGGCGAACACGCGCGCGCACAGGTCGCGCTCGCCGGGGAGGTCCACCTCGACAGTGTGCCGGAACGCCTTGATCCACGTCGCGATCTCCGACTCCAGCGCCTCCCTGGGCATCTTCACCACGTCGTCGATGCTCGCCTTCTCGTACCCGAGGCTCTGCAGCGACGCGTCCAGCGCGTTCCGCCGCGCCACCAGGAACACCTGCGTGCACTCTGTCTCGTACCCCGCGGCGAACATGGCCTCCGCCATGGCGCGGAGCCGGCCCACGGTCTCCGAAGGGAACGGCGGTGACGCGTCGCCGAAGGCGGTCGGCACGACGCAGCGGTCCAGCTCGGCGCCGTGCCCGAACGACGGCGGCCGCTTCATCGACCTGCCCGTGGCGCTGCCCGTGTCGGCGGCCTGCGGCGCCACCTTGGCGACGCGGGGGTCCTCCAGCATCCCGTGGAACTCGTCCTCCACGAACGTCATGGCGCGGTGCAGCACGCCGGTGACGCGGTGCACCCCGATGGTGTACGTGGTGGCGCCGCCGGGCGCAGTGTTGTCCGCGGTGAGCGCGGACGCGAGCGCAGCCAGGCGCTTGATCGCGGCGAGGAGCGGCGGCGCATCCCCGGCCTCGTTCGGCGCCCACTTATTGTCGGTCCCCTCCGACTGCGCAATCTCCTGCTCGACGGCGCTGGCGAACCTGTCCAGCGTCACCTCCGACACGGCTGGCGGCGCGTCACCGTCCCTGGGGGCCGCAAGGAACGCGTCGATCTCCGCCGACAGCGCGGCGAGGTCCGGCTCCGCGGCCTCCTCGGGCACGGCGTCGGCCCCCGCCTCGCCGGCATTGTCGACGGCGGCTGCTTTCTCCTTCTGCGCCTCCTTGATGTGCTCGTTGAGCTTGATGGGGCCGAGGGAGAGGTTGCGGGCGAGCTTCTCCTCGCGGGAGGTGGCCGCCGAGAAGCTGCTGGACTTGAGCGGCGCGACGGGGATCCTGTCCATCTCTTGCCGCGGCGGCCAAGCTCGGCGCAACGAAGAACCAAGGTCAATGCCTCAATAATGGCTGGACGGCACGTCTGGTCTCTGATGAGGCATGCAACAAGGGGAGAGAGAAGCGTGGAGGGTGGATAGGGAATGGAGGtgtaggagagagaggagaggtcgCCGGAGGTTGAGGAGGGAGACATGATTTGAAAGTCTTTCTCTCTCCTCACTTCGCAACGTGGAGTTTGCTAAAGAAAGCATTGGTGCTGGCTACCTCGCGGCGACCTGAGTCCCTCGCCGAAGCATGTCGTCTGCACGAAGCAGCTCCCAAAGAAAGTGGAAGAGATAAGATTGCAATTTATTAATTTCCAAACTGGTGATTTCCGTTTTTACATCTGAATTGGGGACCCCAACCAGATCGATCAAAGAACTAATAATTTTAAGTTTCTAACGTTGAGCTCATGTTTGGAAAATCTCAAACCTAGAATTACTCTGTCCAATTTTTCCTAAGGTAAAATCTGTATTTGGCAACTTTTAATAAACAATTgcaaaatttgaattcaaaccttTTTTGGCAATTGAAGACTATGTTTAAACTTTGAACCTAAACATTTTATAGGAATATGCTATATATTTACTTGTCAATAGCTTTCTTCGAGGAAATGTGTCGAATTAGTAACCTCACGAGATCCAAGTTGATCCTAAATCTCCTGTGAGTGTGGAACTCGTGAACTCTAGCAAAGGTTTAGGATTTTGGAGGAGGGATTTGTGTCCACCTATGGTAGCGAGCATGATTGGTAGGCGAAAAAAGTCCACCTTACATCCTCAACTTTCGCGAAAGTTCGTTTTTCCTCCCTGAACTTCAAAACCGGGCAAAACACTTTccttaacttttaaaaccgttcatcttacctccctgatCCTATTataggcggttttgtctttttattttttatttattttggccgAATCTTtcaaaatcatagtaaatcacagaaaaaatataaaatagaaaatccaattttattggactccacatgagtagatctgcacagtgaacatataatatgatatactttagtacaaagtttttgctgtggctttagatctatgtttttctataattaattgaaataattcatagctgcagtttctacgGTCCAATTATGgttaaatttttatggtgggctaattattgtatggttgaactgtagtaaaaattttatactcattggattatgtataacttagttatagatttatttatatttaacaagcataaacctgaATAAAATCTATagctaagttatacatgatccaatgagtatgaaatttttattacagtttaagcatataataattagtccaccataaaaattcCACCACAATTGGACTAtagaactgcagctatgaattattctattgaattacagaaaaacatagatctaaagctacaacaaaaactttgtactaaagcataccatattatatgttcactatgtagatctactcatgtggagtcc is part of the Miscanthus floridulus cultivar M001 chromosome 9, ASM1932011v1, whole genome shotgun sequence genome and encodes:
- the LOC136481182 gene encoding exocyst complex component EXO70C1-like — encoded protein: MDRIPVAPLKSSSFSAATSREEKLARNLSLGPIKLNEHIKEAQKEKAAAVDNAGEAGADAVPEEAAEPDLAALSAEIDAFLAAPRDGDAPPAVSEVTLDRFASAVEQEIAQSEGTDNKWAPNEAGDAPPLLAAIKRLAALASALTADNTAPGGATTYTIGVHRVTGVLHRAMTFVEDEFHGMLEDPRVAKVAPQAADTGSATGRSMKRPPSFGHGAELDRCVVPTAFGDASPPFPSETVGRLRAMAEAMFAAGYETECTQVFLVARRNALDASLQSLGYEKASIDDVVKMPREALESEIATWIKAFRHTVEVDLPGERDLCARVFAAGGQQRCLGRDIFADLAHCAMLHLLNFTEAVVLTKRAAEKLFKVLDMYEAVRDAVPLVDAFLVPPAADDGEGKGAGAWGPVATADEDGGVSGSASTALVDLKHELASVRTRLGESAAAIFCDLESSIRADAGKQPVPGGAVHPLTRYLMNYLKYACEYKKTLEQVFQEYRRPDDDDDAEHGGGGGRGDPFTAQLMEVMELLHGNLEAKSRLYKDPSLSSIFLMNNGRYMLQKIRGSPEINAVVGEAWSRKRSTDLRQYHKNYQRETWSRVLNLLRDDGVITVKGHVQKQVLKDRFKQFNAAMDEIQRTQGSWVVSDEQLQSELRVSIAAVIVPAYRSFLGRFSQHFTAGRQTEKYVKLSGEDLEAIIEELFDGNAVSMPRRRT